One Streptomyces sp. NBC_00554 DNA segment encodes these proteins:
- a CDS encoding carbohydrate ABC transporter permease, translated as MTTAPRRTVPKAVDEGGGIHPVRTVAAPPPHRRRRGYEALSGYLFVAPAVVLFAVMGLYTVGYGFALSFATWNGFTPNWTWVGLDNYADLLWRDPVYAPRIRHATLNTLWVMLAAPALTVLVSFPLAVLLNQVTRFQTVLRSVYFLPYVTSGIAVFFAWQYILQPDGAVNSLLGSAGLGSLEQPQGWLGNPTTAMPTMIVVTVWGAVPVAMLLYLTGLQGIDRSVLEAAQLDGAGWWRTNGSVVWPLVRPITAIVVLLNLRESLQGFQTFLVMTNGGPGDHTNVLGLEAYRLAFLKNLSPTLGLASALGWILFAAALVLALINLRALRSKT; from the coding sequence GTGACCACCGCTCCCCGGCGGACCGTGCCGAAGGCGGTGGACGAGGGAGGCGGCATCCACCCGGTGAGAACCGTGGCCGCTCCCCCGCCGCACCGCCGTCGGCGCGGGTACGAAGCCCTGTCCGGGTATCTGTTCGTCGCCCCGGCCGTGGTGCTCTTCGCGGTGATGGGCCTGTACACGGTGGGCTACGGCTTCGCGCTGTCCTTCGCCACCTGGAACGGCTTCACCCCGAACTGGACCTGGGTCGGCCTCGACAACTACGCCGATCTGCTGTGGCGCGACCCGGTCTACGCCCCCCGCATACGGCATGCCACCCTCAACACCCTCTGGGTGATGCTCGCCGCGCCGGCCCTGACGGTCCTGGTGTCGTTTCCGCTGGCCGTGCTGCTGAACCAGGTCACGCGGTTCCAGACGGTGCTGCGGTCCGTGTACTTCCTGCCGTACGTCACCAGCGGCATCGCCGTGTTCTTCGCCTGGCAGTACATCCTGCAGCCGGACGGCGCGGTCAACTCCCTGCTCGGCAGCGCCGGTCTGGGCTCGCTGGAGCAGCCCCAGGGCTGGCTGGGCAATCCGACAACCGCGATGCCGACGATGATCGTCGTGACGGTCTGGGGTGCGGTGCCGGTCGCGATGCTGCTGTACCTCACAGGGCTCCAGGGCATCGACCGCAGCGTCCTGGAGGCGGCACAGCTGGACGGCGCGGGATGGTGGCGCACCAACGGGTCCGTGGTCTGGCCGCTGGTGCGCCCCATCACGGCGATCGTGGTGCTGCTGAACCTGCGCGAGTCCCTGCAGGGGTTCCAGACCTTCCTGGTCATGACCAACGGCGGTCCTGGCGACCACACGAACGTCCTCGGTCTGGAGGCGTACCGCCTGGCGTTCCTCAAGAACCTCTCGCCCACGCTCGGGCTCGCCAGCGCGCTCGGCTGGATCCTCTTCGCCGCGGCCCTCGTCCTGGCCCTGATCAACCTTCGAGCGCTGCGGAGCAAGACATGA
- a CDS encoding carbohydrate ABC transporter permease — protein MTTISLASSGAGTRGGFRKIAARTVVGVLLAAYGLVSVYPFLWMVSAAFKDQIEVVRGGHLIPDNPTFQTFTDTWNELHFFDFFLNSLLVTGYTVVLTLVIYAAAGYAFAVLRFPGRGFLQKLFVALLFVPGITVMLPIVLLEDKLGILGTHWGLVLPFVNGGAPLSILLMTGAFMAVPGELRDAARVDGANELRIFTRVYLPLSQPALITVALLTAIPTWNEFLLTRVSLNDPSTYTLPLGLQTLSAENVPHYNNLMAGALIVVIPVILLFLSLQRYFVNGLVGAVKG, from the coding sequence ATGACGACGATTTCCCTGGCCAGCTCCGGCGCCGGTACGCGGGGCGGCTTCCGCAAGATCGCGGCCCGCACGGTCGTCGGCGTGCTCCTTGCCGCGTACGGCCTGGTCAGCGTCTACCCGTTCCTGTGGATGGTGTCGGCCGCGTTCAAGGATCAGATCGAGGTCGTACGCGGCGGGCACCTCATCCCCGACAACCCCACGTTCCAGACCTTCACCGACACCTGGAACGAGCTGCACTTCTTCGACTTCTTCCTGAACAGCCTGCTGGTGACCGGGTACACCGTGGTCCTCACGCTGGTGATCTACGCGGCCGCCGGATACGCGTTCGCGGTACTTCGTTTCCCCGGGCGCGGGTTCCTCCAGAAGCTCTTCGTGGCCCTGCTGTTCGTGCCCGGGATCACGGTGATGCTGCCGATCGTGCTCCTGGAGGACAAGTTGGGCATCCTCGGCACGCACTGGGGCCTTGTCCTGCCGTTCGTCAACGGCGGCGCACCGCTGTCGATCCTCCTGATGACCGGCGCGTTCATGGCCGTGCCCGGGGAGCTGCGGGACGCGGCGCGCGTCGACGGCGCGAACGAGCTGCGGATCTTCACCAGGGTGTACCTGCCGCTCTCCCAACCGGCGCTGATCACCGTGGCGTTGCTCACCGCCATCCCGACGTGGAACGAGTTCCTGCTCACGCGTGTGTCCCTGAACGACCCGTCGACGTACACGCTCCCCCTCGGCCTCCAGACGCTGTCCGCGGAGAACGTGCCGCACTACAACAACCTGATGGCGGGCGCCCTGATCGTCGTCATCCCGGTGATCCTGCTCTTCCTCAGCCTCCAGCGGTACTTCGTCAACGGCCTTGTCGGGGCGGTGAAGGGCTGA
- a CDS encoding NAD-dependent epimerase/dehydratase family protein, with product MRVLVTGAAGHIGQQVLEELFAASYEYEIVATDVVPFEAPSAERVHIGDLQDPDLVRKAVDGVEAVVHLGAIPHPNTADPSALFATNCLTAHRVLDEAGRAGVRRIVAASSMAAVGLAWSPVPVSPLYVPLDEEHPLLIRDPYGLSKAVLEETARSTHRRWGTDIVCLRFPFTGSGERLHGQLAKVAADPGAHRHDLWGWLHTRDAAAVVHRALRADFTGCHVLNVAAADTSSPLPSAELMDRFHPDVPTFSALSGRTSLFDTTACAELLGFVPRYGRPGNRGE from the coding sequence ATGCGGGTCCTGGTCACCGGGGCCGCCGGCCATATCGGGCAGCAGGTCCTGGAGGAGCTGTTCGCGGCCTCGTACGAGTACGAGATCGTGGCCACCGATGTCGTGCCCTTCGAGGCCCCGTCGGCCGAGCGCGTGCACATCGGGGACCTTCAGGATCCCGACCTGGTGCGCAAGGCGGTCGACGGTGTGGAGGCGGTCGTCCACCTGGGGGCGATACCCCACCCCAACACGGCAGATCCCAGCGCCCTGTTCGCCACCAACTGCCTCACCGCGCACCGCGTCCTGGACGAGGCGGGCCGCGCGGGGGTACGCCGGATCGTGGCCGCCTCCAGCATGGCGGCCGTCGGACTCGCCTGGTCGCCCGTACCGGTCTCGCCCCTGTACGTACCGCTGGACGAGGAACACCCGTTGCTCATCCGCGATCCCTACGGCCTGTCCAAGGCCGTGCTCGAGGAGACCGCCCGCAGCACGCACCGCCGCTGGGGTACGGACATCGTCTGCCTGCGCTTCCCGTTCACCGGCAGCGGCGAACGGCTGCACGGCCAGCTCGCCAAGGTCGCCGCCGACCCGGGAGCCCACCGGCACGACCTGTGGGGCTGGCTGCACACACGGGACGCGGCGGCCGTGGTGCACCGGGCGCTGCGGGCCGACTTCACGGGATGCCATGTGCTCAATGTCGCCGCGGCCGACACCTCCTCCCCTCTTCCCTCCGCGGAGTTGATGGACCGCTTCCACCCGGACGTGCCGACGTTCTCGGCACTGTCCGGCCGCACCTCCCTGTTCGACACGACGGCCTGCGCCGAACTGCTCGGATTCGTCCCGCGGTACGGCCGGCCCGGCAACCGAGGAGAGTGA
- a CDS encoding RNA-guided endonuclease InsQ/TnpB family protein, translated as MITHVKRAFKYRFYPTDAQAAELSRTFGCVRKVYNLALQARTTAWYQRQERVNYNATSAMLTAWKKTGELTYLAEVSSVPLQQCLRHLQGAFTSFFEGRAKYPRFKSRKKSRRSAEYTSSAFRYRDGQLTLAKMREPLNIVWSRPLPEGAAPSTVTVSQDAAGRWFVSLLCDATITPAPATTAAVGIDAGITSLVTLSTGEKITNPRHERRDRARLEKAQRELSRKAKGDGANRAKARRKVARVHARIADRRRDFLHKLTTRLVRENQTVVIEDLTVRNLVKNHTLARAVSDAAWRDLRTMLEYKCAWYGRELVVVDRWFPSSKLCGACGTIRAKLPLNVREWTCECGAVHDRDVNAAGNILAAGLAVSACGGGVRPQRESSRTGQSSVKQEPQRATAGIPRL; from the coding sequence GTGATCACTCACGTGAAGCGGGCGTTCAAGTACCGCTTCTATCCGACCGATGCGCAGGCGGCAGAGCTCTCGCGCACGTTCGGATGCGTGCGGAAGGTCTACAACCTGGCCCTCCAAGCCCGTACCACCGCGTGGTACCAGCGGCAGGAAAGGGTCAACTACAACGCCACCTCGGCCATGCTCACCGCCTGGAAGAAGACCGGGGAACTCACCTACCTGGCCGAGGTGTCCTCGGTGCCGTTGCAGCAGTGCCTGCGGCACCTGCAGGGCGCGTTCACCAGCTTCTTCGAGGGACGGGCGAAGTACCCGCGGTTCAAGTCGCGGAAGAAATCCCGCCGCTCCGCCGAGTACACCAGCTCGGCATTCCGCTACCGCGACGGCCAGTTGACGCTGGCCAAGATGCGCGAGCCCCTGAACATCGTGTGGTCCCGTCCCCTGCCCGAAGGCGCGGCACCGTCCACGGTGACCGTGTCCCAGGACGCGGCCGGGCGCTGGTTCGTGTCGCTGCTCTGCGACGCCACCATCACCCCGGCACCGGCCACCACAGCGGCGGTCGGGATCGACGCGGGCATCACCTCCCTGGTGACCCTGTCCACCGGAGAGAAGATCACCAACCCCCGGCACGAACGCCGCGACCGGGCCCGCCTGGAGAAGGCCCAGCGGGAGCTGTCCCGCAAGGCCAAGGGCGACGGCGCGAACCGGGCCAAGGCACGCCGGAAGGTGGCCAGGGTCCACGCGCGGATCGCCGACCGGCGCCGGGACTTCCTGCACAAGCTGACCACTCGACTCGTCCGTGAGAACCAAACGGTCGTGATCGAGGACCTCACCGTCCGCAACCTGGTCAAGAACCACACCCTGGCCCGAGCCGTCTCTGATGCGGCCTGGCGTGACCTGCGGACGATGCTGGAGTACAAGTGCGCCTGGTACGGGCGTGAACTCGTCGTGGTCGACCGCTGGTTCCCCAGCTCGAAGCTGTGCGGGGCCTGCGGGACGATCCGGGCCAAGCTGCCGCTGAACGTCCGCGAGTGGACGTGCGAGTGCGGCGCGGTGCATGACCGCGATGTGAACGCGGCAGGCAACATTCTCGCGGCCGGGCTGGCCGTGTCTGCCTGTGGAGGCGGTGTAAGACCTCAACGGGAGTCCTCCCGGACGGGGCAGTCGTCGGTGAAGCAGGAACCCCAGCGGGCGACCGCTGGAATCCCCCGCCTTTAG
- a CDS encoding glycoside hydrolase family 99 protein, with product MNIPSYPGSLSRRGLLAGGAAVGAAALVAGAATPAAAKPKGVSANAHIFYYPWYGSPRVNGEWRHWQQGELSPPDNISANYYPVLGPYDSGDLHGAVARHMRWLRRAGTGVLVSSWWGQGSYEDRMAPVVLDAAAAEGLQVAWHLEPYQGRDAASVVADIRYLTDLYGDHPAFHRAAEYGGRCAYYVFYSLLSVDWSALHEVDDIAIVMAQTWDLSRIGDFGGVYTYDAIATANRPDWTGVAAFCAERGMVWAPSLGPGYLDDRAVPGNTTPTLDRADGRTYDLEWEYALESGHGEAPPDWVSITSFNEWHEGTQIEPATARTPGALDYLSYEGAYGRRGARAETAYVDRTAQWVARFEAARAARS from the coding sequence ATGAACATTCCCAGTTACCCCGGCTCCCTGTCCCGCAGAGGGTTACTCGCCGGCGGCGCGGCAGTCGGCGCCGCCGCACTCGTCGCGGGGGCGGCCACCCCCGCCGCGGCGAAACCCAAGGGCGTCTCCGCGAACGCGCACATCTTCTACTACCCGTGGTACGGCTCCCCGCGGGTCAACGGCGAGTGGCGACACTGGCAGCAGGGCGAACTCAGCCCGCCCGACAACATCAGCGCCAACTACTACCCGGTGCTCGGCCCCTACGACTCCGGCGACCTGCACGGGGCGGTCGCCCGGCACATGCGCTGGCTGCGCCGGGCCGGGACCGGCGTACTGGTCAGCAGCTGGTGGGGGCAGGGCAGTTACGAGGACCGGATGGCGCCGGTCGTCCTGGACGCGGCAGCCGCCGAAGGGCTCCAGGTCGCCTGGCACCTCGAGCCGTACCAGGGCCGGGACGCCGCGTCCGTGGTCGCGGACATCCGCTATCTGACCGACCTCTACGGCGACCACCCCGCCTTCCACCGCGCCGCCGAGTACGGCGGACGGTGCGCCTACTACGTCTTCTACAGCCTGCTCTCCGTCGACTGGTCGGCGCTGCACGAGGTCGACGACATCGCCATCGTCATGGCACAGACCTGGGACCTGTCCCGCATCGGCGACTTCGGCGGCGTGTACACGTACGACGCCATCGCGACGGCCAACCGTCCCGACTGGACCGGGGTCGCGGCGTTCTGCGCCGAGCGCGGCATGGTGTGGGCGCCGTCCCTCGGCCCGGGCTATCTGGACGACCGGGCGGTCCCCGGCAACACGACCCCCACCCTCGACCGGGCCGACGGCCGCACCTACGACCTTGAGTGGGAGTACGCGCTGGAGAGCGGCCACGGTGAGGCGCCACCGGACTGGGTGAGCATCACCTCGTTCAACGAGTGGCACGAGGGCACGCAGATCGAACCCGCGACGGCGCGTACGCCCGGCGCCCTCGACTACCTCTCCTACGAGGGTGCCTACGGACGGCGGGGCGCACGCGCCGAGACGGCGTACGTGGACCGGACCGCCCAGTGGGTGGCCCGGTTCGAGGCCGCGCGAGCAGCCCGTTCCTGA
- a CDS encoding discoidin domain-containing protein, producing MTRHRWRGRLLAALLTTALALIGLPALTTTATAAGGPNLAAGKTATASSSNSGYTPPNITDGNAVTYWESSGSSFPQWAQADLGATARIDEVVLKLPASWESRNQTLAVQGSADGTSFDTIKSSASYAFTPSAANTVTISFPATQTRFVRVNITANTGWAAAQLSELEVHGATDSSGNLAAGKQFTASSYTQTYVAANAGDGNRASYWESSNNALPQWVQVDLGSSLRVDRVTLRLPANWGARTQTLKLQGSTTGSEFSDLTASQALAFNAANDQSQTLSFNATTTRYVRVLVTANTGQPAGQLSELEVYGPTTGDTEAPTAPTALAYTEPATGQIKLTWQAATDNVGVTGYDIYANGELRTSVDGAATTYTDTQPASATVAYYVRAKDAAGNQSANSNTVTRTGDSGDTQAPTAPANLAFTEATSGQVKLTWTASTDNVGVTAYDIYANGTLRQSVAGNVTTYTDTQPASATVTYYVRAKDEAGNQSANSNTVTRNGSTTDDANLAVGKAITASSSVFTFVAENANDDKTSTYWEGGAGFPNSLTVKLGANADVNTVVLKLSPDAAWATRTQRIQVLGREQNATAFTSLVAAKDYAFDPASANTVRIPVTSRVADVQLVFTANSGAPAGQVAEFQVLGTPAPNPDLQVTGITSAPASPVESDAVKLTATVRNAGTEASGATDVQFQLGSTKVGTAAVGAIAAGASATVTADIGAREAGTYQVSATADPDNKVIEQNEANNSYTSPTALVVRPVSSSDLVASPVSWSPSSPSEGDTVTFSVALKNQGTVATAAGSHGITLTVLDASGATVKTLTGAHSGAIAAGATAAPVNLGTWTAGNGKFTVKTVIDPDANELEVKRANNTSSQSLFVGRGASMPFDNYEAEDGTVGGGAQTVGPNRTVGDIAGEASGRKAVTLNSTGNYVEWTTKASTNTLVTRFSLPDSAGGGGTNSTLNVYVNGTFLKAIDLTSKYAWLYGAEAGPGNSPGSGAPRHIYDEANLMLGQTVPAGSKIRLQKDAANSSTYAIDFVSLEQVSAIPNPDPATYTVPAGFSHQDVQNALDKVRMDTTGTLVGVYLPAGDYETSSKFQVYGKAVKVVGAGPWFTRFRAPSSQENTDIGFRAEGTAKGSSFANFAYFGNYTSRIDGPGKVFDFSNVSDITIDNIWNEHMVCLYWGANTDNITIKNSRIRDMFADGVNMTNGSTDNHVVNNEARATGDDSFALFSAIDAGGADEKNNIFENLTAILTWRAAGIAVYGGYDNTFRNIHIADILVYSGITVSSLDFGYPMNGFGTAPTTLENISIVRAGGHFWGAQTFPGIWMFSASKVFQGIRVNNVDIVDPTYSGIMFQTNYVGGQPQFPIKDTILTDVTISGAHKSGDAYDAKSGFGLWANEMPEAGQGPAVGEVTFHNLKLSDNALDVKNTTPAFKINLLP from the coding sequence ATGACCAGACATCGCTGGAGAGGCCGCCTGCTGGCCGCTCTGCTGACCACCGCACTCGCCCTCATCGGGCTTCCGGCGCTCACCACGACCGCGACGGCGGCCGGAGGCCCCAACCTCGCCGCGGGCAAGACGGCAACCGCGAGCAGCTCCAACTCCGGGTACACGCCCCCCAACATCACGGACGGCAACGCCGTGACGTACTGGGAGAGTTCGGGATCGAGCTTCCCCCAGTGGGCGCAGGCGGACCTCGGCGCCACGGCCCGCATCGACGAGGTGGTACTGAAGCTCCCGGCCTCCTGGGAGAGCCGCAACCAGACGCTCGCCGTGCAGGGCAGTGCCGACGGCACGAGCTTCGACACCATCAAGTCCTCTGCGTCGTACGCCTTCACGCCGAGCGCGGCCAACACGGTGACCATCTCGTTCCCGGCCACCCAGACCCGCTTCGTGCGCGTCAACATCACCGCGAACACCGGCTGGGCAGCCGCACAGCTCTCCGAACTGGAGGTCCACGGCGCGACCGACTCCTCGGGGAACCTGGCCGCGGGCAAGCAGTTCACCGCGAGCAGCTACACGCAGACGTACGTGGCCGCGAACGCGGGCGACGGCAACCGGGCCAGCTACTGGGAGAGCAGCAACAACGCCCTCCCGCAGTGGGTTCAGGTCGACCTCGGTTCGTCCCTGCGCGTCGACCGCGTGACACTGCGGCTGCCGGCCAACTGGGGCGCGCGGACACAGACCCTCAAGCTCCAGGGCAGTACGACCGGTTCGGAGTTCAGCGACCTCACCGCCTCGCAGGCGCTTGCCTTCAACGCGGCGAACGACCAGTCGCAGACCCTGAGCTTCAACGCCACCACCACGCGCTACGTACGGGTCCTCGTCACCGCCAACACGGGGCAACCGGCGGGCCAGCTCTCCGAGTTGGAGGTGTACGGGCCGACCACGGGCGACACCGAAGCACCGACAGCGCCCACTGCACTGGCCTACACCGAACCCGCCACCGGGCAGATCAAGTTGACGTGGCAGGCAGCCACAGACAACGTCGGAGTCACCGGCTACGACATCTACGCCAACGGTGAGCTGCGGACCTCGGTCGACGGTGCCGCCACGACGTACACCGACACCCAGCCCGCCTCGGCGACCGTCGCCTACTACGTCCGTGCCAAGGATGCGGCGGGCAACCAGTCCGCCAACAGCAACACCGTGACCCGCACAGGGGATTCGGGCGACACCCAGGCTCCGACCGCACCCGCCAACCTGGCCTTCACGGAGGCCACCAGCGGGCAGGTCAAGCTGACCTGGACGGCCTCCACGGACAACGTCGGGGTCACCGCCTACGACATCTACGCCAACGGCACCCTGCGGCAGAGCGTCGCCGGCAACGTCACGACGTACACGGACACGCAGCCCGCGTCGGCGACGGTGACGTACTACGTGCGAGCCAAGGACGAGGCGGGCAACCAGTCCGCCAACAGCAACACCGTCACCCGCAACGGCTCCACGACCGACGACGCGAACCTCGCCGTCGGCAAGGCGATCACGGCCTCGTCCTCCGTCTTCACGTTCGTCGCGGAGAACGCCAACGACGACAAGACCAGCACGTACTGGGAGGGCGGTGCGGGCTTCCCGAACAGCCTGACCGTGAAGCTCGGCGCGAACGCCGATGTCAACACCGTTGTCCTGAAGCTGAGTCCGGACGCCGCCTGGGCCACTCGGACCCAGCGGATCCAGGTGCTCGGGCGGGAGCAGAACGCCACCGCGTTCACGAGCCTGGTCGCCGCGAAGGACTACGCCTTCGACCCGGCAAGCGCTAACACGGTGCGGATTCCTGTCACGAGCCGCGTCGCGGACGTCCAGCTGGTGTTCACCGCCAACTCGGGGGCGCCCGCCGGGCAGGTCGCCGAGTTCCAGGTCCTTGGCACTCCCGCCCCGAACCCGGATCTCCAGGTCACCGGTATCACCTCGGCCCCGGCCAGTCCCGTCGAGTCCGACGCCGTGAAGCTGACGGCGACCGTGCGCAACGCGGGCACCGAAGCCTCGGGCGCCACCGACGTCCAGTTCCAGCTGGGCTCCACCAAGGTGGGCACCGCAGCCGTCGGAGCCATCGCGGCAGGCGCGTCGGCGACGGTCACCGCCGACATCGGCGCCCGCGAGGCCGGCACCTACCAGGTCAGCGCGACCGCCGACCCGGACAACAAGGTCATCGAGCAGAACGAGGCCAACAACTCCTACACCAGCCCCACTGCCCTGGTCGTCAGGCCGGTATCCAGCTCCGACCTGGTGGCCTCACCCGTCAGCTGGTCGCCGAGCTCGCCCTCCGAGGGCGACACGGTCACCTTCTCCGTCGCCCTCAAGAACCAGGGCACGGTGGCCACCGCGGCCGGCAGCCACGGCATCACCCTCACCGTGCTCGACGCCTCGGGCGCGACGGTGAAGACCCTCACCGGCGCCCACAGTGGCGCGATCGCGGCGGGCGCGACCGCCGCACCGGTGAACCTGGGCACCTGGACGGCGGGCAACGGCAAGTTCACCGTGAAGACGGTGATCGACCCCGACGCCAACGAACTGGAGGTCAAGCGCGCCAACAACACCAGCAGCCAGTCGCTGTTCGTCGGCCGCGGCGCCAGCATGCCGTTCGACAACTACGAGGCCGAGGACGGCACCGTGGGCGGCGGCGCCCAGACCGTCGGACCCAACCGCACCGTCGGAGACATCGCCGGCGAGGCCTCGGGCCGCAAGGCCGTCACGCTCAACAGCACCGGCAACTACGTGGAATGGACCACCAAGGCCAGCACCAACACCCTGGTGACCCGCTTCTCCCTCCCCGACTCCGCGGGCGGCGGCGGCACCAACTCCACGCTGAACGTCTACGTCAACGGCACCTTCCTCAAGGCCATCGACCTGACGTCCAAGTACGCCTGGCTGTACGGGGCGGAGGCCGGCCCCGGCAACTCGCCGGGCTCGGGCGCGCCACGCCACATCTACGACGAGGCGAACCTGATGCTCGGCCAGACCGTCCCGGCCGGCAGCAAGATCCGGCTCCAGAAGGACGCCGCGAACTCCTCCACGTACGCGATCGACTTCGTGAGCCTGGAGCAGGTTTCGGCGATCCCCAACCCGGACCCGGCGACGTACACCGTGCCGGCCGGCTTCTCGCACCAGGACGTGCAGAACGCGCTCGACAAGGTGCGCATGGACACCACGGGCACGCTCGTCGGTGTGTATCTGCCGGCCGGGGACTACGAGACGTCGAGCAAGTTCCAGGTGTACGGCAAGGCGGTCAAGGTCGTCGGTGCCGGGCCCTGGTTCACGCGTTTCCGGGCGCCGTCCTCGCAGGAGAACACCGACATCGGCTTCCGGGCCGAGGGCACCGCCAAGGGGTCGTCGTTCGCGAACTTTGCGTACTTCGGCAACTACACGTCCCGCATCGACGGTCCGGGCAAGGTGTTCGACTTCTCCAACGTCTCCGACATCACCATCGACAACATCTGGAACGAACACATGGTGTGCCTCTACTGGGGCGCCAACACCGACAACATCACCATCAAGAACTCGCGGATCCGCGACATGTTCGCCGACGGCGTCAACATGACCAACGGCAGCACGGACAACCACGTCGTGAACAACGAGGCGCGGGCCACCGGCGACGACAGCTTCGCGCTGTTCTCCGCGATCGACGCGGGCGGGGCCGACGAGAAGAACAACATCTTCGAGAACCTCACGGCGATCCTGACATGGCGCGCGGCGGGCATCGCCGTCTACGGCGGCTACGACAACACCTTCCGCAACATCCACATCGCCGACATCCTCGTCTACTCCGGCATCACCGTCAGTTCGCTGGACTTCGGCTACCCGATGAACGGCTTCGGCACGGCGCCGACGACCCTGGAGAACATCTCGATCGTCCGCGCGGGCGGTCACTTCTGGGGAGCGCAGACCTTCCCCGGCATCTGGATGTTCTCCGCGTCGAAGGTCTTCCAGGGGATCCGCGTCAACAACGTCGACATCGTCGATCCGACGTACAGCGGCATCATGTTCCAGACCAACTACGTAGGAGGACAGCCCCAGTTCCCGATCAAGGACACCATCCTCACGGACGTGACGATCTCCGGCGCGCACAAGAGCGGCGACGCCTACGACGCCAAGTCCGGGTTCGGCCTGTGGGCCAACGAGATGCCGGAGGCCGGGCAGGGACCGGCTGTCGGTGAAGTCACCTTCCACAACCTGAAGTTGAGCGACAACGCGCTGGACGTGAAGAACACGACGCCAGCGTTCAAGATCAACCTGCTGCCCTAG